A single region of the Brassica rapa cultivar Chiifu-401-42 chromosome A03, CAAS_Brap_v3.01, whole genome shotgun sequence genome encodes:
- the LOC103859761 gene encoding protein S-acyltransferase 11, producing the protein MEESSQGSFVTTINEEYETICWGCGLNLVLPSYAPVFKCGWCGAITNQNPVRLETRNFGLRRFRDRCFVVILAVFMLFVICGGIWAAFPVVFSISLACGIFHSVTAVSLAISTLSTFILVAFKCAGKPIDIVFGTHPGVGSGALNNYTFCHHCSKPKSPRTHHCRTCGMCVLDMDHHCPFIGNCVGAGNHKNFIAFLISAVISTIYAAVMCVYTLIHILPPLENQAVYASDMAHANSLSVLRVVKNITLAYIANAIFVSVRGLVLVYLFVASFSVAIGLSVLLWQQLSYIYEGKTYLSHLSSQGSEEDGEKSCGNLLKFFGCPPLIERYLPTIRNLRKRHKT; encoded by the exons ATGGAAGAATCTTCCCAG GGTAGTTTTGTTACGACCATAAACGAAGAGTATGAAACAATTTGCTGGGGCTGTGGACTAAACCTTGTTCTTCCCTCATACGCACCTGTTTTTAAGTGTGGCTGGTGTGGTGCAATCACCAATCAGAATCCCGTCAGACTTGAAACCAGAAACTTTGGGTTGAGACGCTTCCGTGACCGCTGTTTTGTCGTTATTCTTGCTGTCTTTATGCTCTTTGTCATAT GTGGTGGGATTTGGGCAGCGTTTCCGGTCGTGTTTTCGATCAGCTTGGCTTGTGGGATTTTCCATTCCGTTACAGCAGTGTCTCTGGCGATATCAACACTATCAACATTCATCCTTGTTGCTTTTAAGTGCGCCGGGAAACCAATAGATATTGTTTTTGGAACCCACCCTGGAGTAGGAAGCGGCGCACTTAACAACTATACCTTTTGTCACCACTGCTCCAAACCAAAGTCGCCTAGAACCCATCACTGTCGCACCTGTGGCATGTGTGTCCTCGACATGGATCACCATTGTCCCTTT ATTGGTAACTGTGTTGGTGCGGGCAATCACAAAAACTTCATCGCCTTCCTTATCTCAGCGGTCATAAGCACAATCTACGCTGCGGTTATGTGTGTATACACCTTGATTCACATCTTGCCACCCCTGGAAAACCAAGCAGTGTATGCATCCGACATGGCACATGCTAATAGTTTGTCTGTTCTGAGAGTGGTGAAGAACATCACGCTTGCTTACATAGCCAACGCTATCTTCGTCTCTGTACGAGGCCTTGTTCTAGTATACCTCTTTGTGGCGAGTTTTTCAGTGGCGATTGGGCTGAGTGTTTTGCTGTGGCAACAGCTTAGCTATATCTATGAAGGCAAGACTTACTTGAGCCATTTGAGTTCTCAGGGAAGTGAGGAAGATGGTGAAAAGAGCTGCGGGaatcttttaaagttttttgGATGTCCGCCTTTGATTGAAAGGTACTTGCCGACTATAAGGAACTTGAGGAAGAGACATAAGACATGA